tttaaagttattgcaccaTTTGACTCAGAGGCTACACACTCATTTGCATTTTGgaatatgttaaattatgtggggcagacatacaattattagatattgaattattagtgactacaccgactaGGTCAGCGATGAGGTGTAATAGGATGCTCCGGGGTTGTCCATTGATATTCATGGGaggattttatctgctgatttggtagtgttggacatgcatgggtttgatatcattttcgacatggattggctagcactcacgagtgcaatctctacctcagatgatcTCATCTATCCAGGAGAGGAGACTCCTCCtcagtggttgtcagggatttgtggccttcgtAAAGGAAACAcaaggaatgaagtgaagctcaccagtacaccagtagtaaaggagtttgccgaagtgttcccagatgaattaccaggtttgccacttgatcgagaggtagatttttctattgatctacttccaagtacaacaccgatctctaaagcaccgtattgAATGGCGTCGGCAGAGTtggaagaattgaaagatcagttgcaggatttacttgataaaggtttcatacaacctagtgtatctccatagggagctccagtactattcgtgaagaagaaggacaggtctacGAGGATGTACATATATTACAGGGatattaataaggtgacaatcaagaacaagtatcctctaccccgtatcgatgatttgtttgaccagctccaaggtacataggtgtattctaagatcaacctctgatcaggctaccatcaagtaaaggtaagggtagaagatgtatcgaagacgatcttcaggaccaaatatgggcattacgaattccttgttatgccatttggtctaatgaatgctcctgcgatatttatggatttgatgaataggatttttcatccatattaagatcagtttgtggttgtttttattgatgatgtactggtctattcgaggagttatgaggaacacgagatacatttaaggcaagtcttgcagatgctcagggaaaagaagctatatgcaaagtttagcaaatgtgacttttggctcgagaaatttgtgtttttggggcatgttatctcaggagacggaatttctgtggatcctaataAGATTAAggcgatagtgaattgggctaaaccgaggaacgtctaggagatcaggagtttcttggggttagttggttattaccgtcgtttcgttgaagGATTCTTATCTTTATCGGGGTCTCTGACACGACTGAagaggaagaatgccagatttgaatgagacaacagctgtgagtagagttttcaggaattgaagcagaggctaatcacagcaccagtattgatcatctcgtcagggggtgagggttatactatcttaAGTGATGCGTTCTTGAAGGGACTTGGTCGTGTATTGATGttgcatggtagggtggtggcatatgcgtccagacaattgaaagaatataagaagaactaccctagccatgatcttgaattggctgtagtggtacacgcattgaagatttggaggcattatctatacgaCGAGCAGTGTGGGATTTTCTctaaccacaagagtttgaagtatttattcactcaaaagggactaaatatgagacagagaaggtggttggagcttattaaagatttcgattgtaccatcaattaccacctaggaaaagcaaatgtggtagctaatgcagtGAGCAGAAAGTCTAGGGAATCAGCGTTGGCGgttatggggatccagcatccaatcatgatggatctggagagactcagcatagagttggtagagagtgatcctccattAAGTATCTCCaatttagtggtacaacctactctataggaaaggattaaagctgctcagaaggaagacccagaattaacAGAGGTGATGGTCAGAGTGCAGACTAGTCAGGGGGGAATTCTGTTTGTCAGATGACAGAACTTTGTGATTCCTTTCcaagttatgtgttcctgccgatgctgacatcaggaagaccatcTTGGAGGAGACTCACTGATCTTTATACACACTTCATCCCAGCaatacaaaaatgtacagggacctgcgagagttttactagtggagtaGTATGAAAAAGGAAATTGTCGAATATGTaacctagtgtttgacgtgccagcaggtaaaagctgagcatcagaggccatCAGGTCAGTTGCAgtcgctatttatcccagagtggaagtgggatcatatatctatggattttgtctcagggctgccgTTAACATTGCATGGCcataatgcgatttgggtgattgtagattggTTGACTAAaaccgcccattttctccctatcaagatcagttattccCTCGGCCGTTTGGCggagatttatatttaggagatagtccgttctcacggagtgcctgtgtccatagtgtcagatcgagacccgcatttcacgtcacggttctagagaagcttgcaggaagctttagggtctcagctatcgtttagcatggcattccatcctcagttagatgggcagactgagaggacgatttagatactataagatatgctccgagcatgtgttagattttaggggtagttggactcagttcatgccactggtagagttcgcgtataataacagttatcaagccagtattggcatggaaccatttgaggctttatacgatAGGAGATTTCAATCTCCTTTGCATTGGGACAAGATGGGTGAGCagtgagttgtggggccagagcttgtgttagctttggtgtattcccacgagagggggtgaattggaatttaaaatttaatcctaAGTTTAGCTAGTTCAacaacagtacattcacaacctagggtctgtctatgcagttccaaatgtgtagataatatgtggaaatttaaatcatgcacatcattcacactataacatacacgtgcggtaaatataaagtgcgaaaatataaatagacacacgatatgttttcggggttcgaccaattaggcttacgtccccgcctctcgctcgcaagcccgaggattccactaatggctcacttaatgggtggagcggcaccaaatacaaccaggtcaattagcacagggctgacctcaaccaacacgccttacgagaatggcgcacctaactttcctaatcgggtcaaagccaatcggagactatttcaaagggctagtctccctcttcaagcccgtgcctggaaatacaacagtattccaatcaactagtacagtgattatgttttcatgtaaagcagatatgtacccaatatgcgcaatataatcaatcaaccacacatcaataatgtaggtaaatgtaagctcagtgatgtatatttttgtgcaagttatactcaacaagatatgatcgttaatatgctcaaaatttttctaatcaagctatttctttgaaacagtatatatcaaatctcaataataatcagggtttcaaatacgctgcaaatattcaaaacaactcaaaatattttctttaatgtaATGTGCgcaagagttgcttgaaagaataatatagcttgtaaaaaaaaatatatttgcacaacaaaatcaagctataggaatctttgcaatgacaatacaaagatccttaagctaatgagtttttcccaacactagatttatcaaataaaaatctgtgggagaactcttgcttgactctccaaaaacaataacaatcaatcaataaaAACAACTGGAGTATAAGCAATAACactaagcaataacccaagcaagaactctcacaaggcaaagattaatcaatggaatgaaggtatgagagtgtttggaagaaTTATAAccaaaatgggattttgggtttgagagatttttggctaatgatatttcTTAATctttactaatcctcacaaatgaacccatatttataggctagggtaaaattataaccgtttaggacttgttgggtattcttagaaaagtctaAAATGCTTAGGAAATATACACCCAAATTAACCCATGTTTACCTCAGTTCCGacaaggtttgggtggctgaaccgaggttcagtcacccgaccaGACTTAGTGATAAAAGCCACTCTTGAAGGTTCAGGTGCTCGAGTTAGggctcggttggctgaaccaaagtcagaaaGTGTTGGTGCGCGATTCAGGTGCCTAAAGATatgttcggttaaccaaattgagGAATTCGGTCTCCTGAGGtctattttgaactgaaaagttcgacaactcgagttggtgaaaagtgaccttctaaaggttcggtcgctcgagggcGATGCGCTCATTTCTAGTTCGGTCGTCCGAAACCTGGTCAACCTGCTGACTTCTCAGCGGTTTGGccgcctgaggtgttttgaacacgacaagttcggtcgcccgacctctcacaaattttgcctattttgtcaatttttaaaccaattgattcccctgattatgcaGGTGATATGGGGACTTATTTTGTGCATatgtgctgggacctagggtctttctaaggcctttttaaatacgtcaaaaaacctggcgtcaatCGACCggttccctaaggtcattcggtctctgtggtcaatctatggcatttctgagcatacaaacctacatgcatgacatgcaaagattattacagaccatatcctaattactattacagacccaataacattacaacaataagatagtctttagggtcttcagtcttcaagtcttcatgtgccatcaaatgatcttgttattatgaacctgcacacaaacttgacagacattaaataccaagagtattaaTCATTATAaaaatcgggtgtgaccaataagatTAACAGCTTGTGTAGTAGGCATATAataaggtttggctcatcagagttagaatcagtacagctcagagccaacagaagagttatgccgataatcgcagtaggaatttggaatttaatgctggtgaccatgtatttttgaagatagctctgttaaaaggggttataaggtttggaagaaagggtaaacttagccctaggtttattggtccgtttgagattctagagaaagtagggttgattgcctacaagttagctttaccacctatgttatccaggatgcacaacgtattccatgtttctatgttaaggaaatacgtcttagacccttctcatattatcaattatggtgaattagagttcagtgattcactagtctatgaggaggtaccaatgcaaattctagatagaagagaataggaactacgtaataagaagattcctctggtaaaagttttatggaggaatcatgcaatagaagaggcttcttgggaatctgaggaacagatcagacagaagtacccgtaattgttccaagaagttcatatataattaggaaatgtaagtaaatatgtagtatttcttatgcaggtacatgtaatactttagttagtaagtaatattttagttttgggggaattttctgttatatatgtaatctcccaggactcgaaatgtaaccacagtattcctctatcATAAGttagggtaagtaataaaataagtagaccgtttttccTTAAgggatgagttatatgaatagtaaatttcgaggatgaaattttataaggaggggagaatgtaatgacccaaagaataatggtatttaaataataagagaaagggaaatgggaaaCAGAAACATAAGGAGGCAGCaagaagcgttcgtcgacgacgttgcactttgggctcgtcgatgagggtgcgcttcatcgacgagaagataccgaaagggagttttgggcaactctgaatttcgtcaatgaagggaagagttcatcgacgaattgcctcttgacctcgtcgacgaggtcacgtcaCTCACCGacgaatcccatagtataaatagcctaaaactcggtttttacgcagaaaaaatcagaaaataccctctctctctctctctctctcctctacaatttatctctcttctctcttcgatttcagcttcgCCGTTCACCGAATCGACAAtttgagaccaccacgacgcttctggggaagttctctccaagtctgccgaagcggatcgttggtgggactgagttgaaattcatccctaatttaaggtaagactttttatgcaaaatttggtcttaccgtagttataggaaatgatattcacggaaaaatactgaagtttagttctaagagttgtcgttttcagggtgttgaacggggaaccctacgggtgtaggaccagaGCATTtaaggggtttcttttcagtttcaggtaaggaataaactaaaacagttattttccatacaaattattattatttatcagtaaattaattttcaggaaaacatgtattatatttgtatatcataGAGAAAATGCATCTTTGAGAAAATACTACTATAatgttaaaatgtatatatatatgtatgaaatgccagaaattatgattttagaatataatgtatggttttatgcagtaatgtgtggcatgaattttattttatgtgggaagtattatgatatggtaattttatgaataaagtatgttttcaggaattgtgaaatattgcagtacattatagtttcaaaatacatgataaatgaattatttattcagaatgatatgtatgaaatgttcggcgcaaagTTGTGATTAATGGCCGACGCAAGgtcgtgttttacgtatgatttcagcataaggtcgtatttatgaaatgttcggcgcaaggccgcagatataaAAGAAATCGGCCAAGGCcgtatatatgcatgtatgttattacaaaaaatgttatcaatctttttatgttaaaaaagtatattatcatgtattatatgttatcagaacccaaatgaTAGTTCAGTTAGTTacaagagcacgataccgttgttatacaaattagatatctatgttcagacttgtgctaaccaccccacaaggggatgggggatggatagttgatgtgactttcagtgtagagttgtagacgtccatctGACAGTtcagactagggtgtggcgggcccatcgtacttacagacattcttgactcgacagtggtcgggcAGCCATTGTCgtgtcccgccttcaggctgcacaacccgtcatgaggggtaatacatgacatcagttagttatACATCCTGagtgaattttcagtattatcagttatatcagatattttatgaattgtatgatttattaaaaaagtacaaaagtatatgattattcagtatgctatgatgaatgttttcaggtatatgaaatgtactatatatgtataattgcatcaaatattcatgttgccacacaactgtatttagtttattttcccttactgagaagtgtctcactccagaacttaaataattttcaggaaaccgaCGGagcgaggccgccgttgagttaggtTGGTGTTatcccgctaggagggtaagtgttgaACTAAGATCAACAGATTTTGTTGTAGAATCCTAGGaatactttttggtatttttggttattttggagattgtatataaatacagaaaCGTGATGGTTTAtaattaactctggtattatgtattttgtggtttgGAGAATGttatttaaatttactgctacttaggtttccgctgtgaacgtcagatgtgtccccgttacccatgggttcgggttgaatttattattaattatgtttaaatatatgataagataagtaggtcgttacaaagCTCCTTAACAAGGAATGACATGGTTGTTTGGTACAACTTCCAGCGCTAGAGTAGTTACAACATCAGTTTGGCTAGGATGAAGGGCTAGAATctcttatttcattttttttaacctATTTGTGGAATCATAGGAATTGCCACCTTAGAGATCACATGATCACCGCATTCCTCTATTGCCAGGTAGTGTCCCTTCTAATGTTCATTCTTATTGCTATCCTTATTTTTAGAAAGTAGAACTAGAAAATATAGTGAAAGAAATGTTAGATGTTGACATAATTCAACCAATCTAGTCTGTTCTAGTCCTTTTTAAAAGTAACAACTAGGTCTAGTCATGTTATGCACCCATGATGAGACGAGCCTAGGTGGCAATGCCTGACTAGAACCCAATCAAGTGCTGCCATGTGGGCCTGTATCATTGCGGGTTCATGTTGTTTACATTTTCCAATTTAATATGACTAAGGGTGAATTTGGTCCCTCTTTTTACCTTCACTTAttctttttaaaagtaaaaactgGGTTGAACAAATAACTTTTATAACTTTTAAAAGTCAACTTTTAACTTTTTTTGATGAACCTCTAAAGTTATATACttgaaacttttaaaagttaaaagcTAACTTTTTCTCAATTAAATTATTCAagtttattattgtttttattttttttttaaaaaaacattacaagggcattaattatattttaaaaaatatatttacttaataattataaatatttttaggcaCTTGACAACTTTTTTACAAAACTCTTAGAgtcaattttttctttctaacaattttttcatatttttaaaacaataataaaaaactcTTTTTCATCAACTTCTTTTTAAATCACCCTTTTAAAAAGTCACAATCATTAAATTTTGAAGCGTAACTACGTCGCATTATATGCAATTAATTACTTACTTAAATTTTAggtgatttaaatttttttaacatattcattaattacaaatatttcaaaatttaaagatttaataaattatttaaattataagATGATTATGTAATGTAAATAATTTCTTCAAGAAAATAAGAGATATTGCACGCACTAATTATTGTATATAGCTTGCCTCTTTGGAGAAGACATCTCAATAGCAAAGCTTAAGACATCCTTGTTGAAGGTCTTGTATTTGAATTCGGAAAAGGGTGAGAAGGAATATAGGATGAAAGACGAACTATATTGGGAACGGCAAGTTTAGTATGGACTTCTAATTAAacctaaaaaaattattaaagaaaaaaaaaaaaaaaggaaaaagggctATTGTATATAGCTCAGGCCCCTTCAAAAATAATTGCCCTCCTTTTATATATATAGGCAATGTAGACAATACAAGGTTAAATGAAACTAGAGAAGGCGACCACACAAGAAAATTGTTCTATTGAGATTTAACAAGCGCAGCTTGCCATagtacagagagagagagagagagaggaatggaGGAGAGAAAgatagtggtggtggtggaggatGTGGAGGCGGCGAGAACAGCGCTCCGATGGGCTCTGCACAACCTCCTTCGCTACGGTGATTTGGTTACGCTCCTTCACGTGTTCTCCTCCTCCTCAGGCAGCAACCGCCAACACCGCCACCGCAACCGCCTCAGGCTCCTCCGCCTGAATGGCTTCCACTTAGCCCTCTCCTTCAAAGACATCTGCACTAACCACTTCCCCTTCGTAAGATTCCTCATTGCAGCATCAACTCCATTTTAATTTCACATTCGCATTAATATCAATTAATGATCCATATATATCATCTCACAAATTCAACTCGCCAGTTGAGTTAGATTTATTAATAgcttaattcaaattttcaaatcctaaaTTCTGCAACTGATCGTATCAATACTCAATCAGAAGGTACGGTTCTGTGACAGACGAAGATGGAGATCGTCGTCACCGAAGGCGACCGGGATGGCCGGCGATTGGCCGCCGTCGTCAGGGAGATCGGAGCTTCGGCTCTCGTCGCCGGACTCCATGACCAGAGCTTTCTCCACAAGTAAGTTTATTCAAATCCTCCTCCTCTCCCTCTTCATCATTATGACTTTAGAATGAACTATATTTCGATCGCCAGGAGCTTCCTTGTGAGCGAGGCGCAGAAATGACAGTCAacactgttttttttttaatgtaaattCGGATTATTTGCAATGAGAATACCTCGGGCACGCGCTTGAAAAGAGTATTACTACACGCGCTTACTCATTGGCCTTTAAGAGAGTGTGAGTCCTTCGTGTAGAAGTTTTCAGGTTTCAATTTTCTACCTTAATGTCAGAGCCATTTTGATTAACCAAAAGGAGCACACGTGGCAGAATATCAACGGTGAAGAGACCATATGGGCTCCACCATAAGTGCATGGGTGGCCAACCAATAGTTTTATAATTGCTAGCTGAATAATGCTAAAGTAGCAAGTCTTCCTTTGGAGCCTTCTCTTTTCTAAACAGTGCCACTTGTATTACTATTACCATTAATGAAAGTACTGAAGGGTAAAAATATTAAAagtaaattataataaataatatatattttaaaatatattttaaataaaaatattaatatttttaaaactaaaaatttaactGAAAgtcatattaatttttaattaaaatttaaatatttgtttaaataaataatataatattatctattaattaataataatcttattacTAATGTATATTTATGACATATGATTAtgatattaatttatgttaaattaGTATtagtaaataaattaaattttttaaatttatttaatgttaagttaaatttatagatgtttttttATTAcgtaatttaattatattttattaataattaataggttataatgcatggtaaaataatatatgattactttttaattaataatttaattt
The Malania oleifera isolate guangnan ecotype guangnan chromosome 13, ASM2987363v1, whole genome shotgun sequence DNA segment above includes these coding regions:
- the LOC131146477 gene encoding uncharacterized protein LOC131146477, whose protein sequence is MEERKIVVVVEDVEAARTALRWALHNLLRYGDLVTLLHVFSSSSGSNRQHRHRNRLRLLRLNGFHLALSFKDICTNHFPFTKMEIVVTEGDRDGRRLAAVVREIGASALVAGLHDQSFLHKLAIAHTNIATNFNCKVLAIKQPPPLMQKSTALPQPGCSTNMDFSQIEITRLPGPHVPPPKIPYRIFPSLAILWRSRRTKKRESSWEEA